Proteins from a genomic interval of Clostridium sp. AN503:
- a CDS encoding flavodoxin, whose amino-acid sequence MKHISKIVVLITAACITLGATACQNAKALAGEGPSAQQTQAASANAVEPSWAAQATAVPETTQPISTEPAKKDTLVAYFSATGTTKSIAEKIAALTGADQYEILPAEHYSKADLNYSDSQSRATSEMNDPDSRPQISSDPLSLEGYTTLYLGYPIWWGDAPRIMSTFVETHDFNGITIIPFCTSGGSGIGQSSDHLAKQAGSGTWLPGQRFSGSTSDDEITSWLAEHQ is encoded by the coding sequence ATGAAACATATCAGTAAGATCGTGGTCTTAATCACTGCCGCCTGCATCACCCTGGGAGCCACAGCCTGTCAGAACGCCAAAGCCTTAGCAGGCGAAGGCCCTTCCGCACAGCAGACACAAGCCGCTTCAGCAAACGCCGTAGAGCCGTCTTGGGCAGCACAAGCAACAGCGGTGCCTGAAACAACACAACCCATAAGCACGGAACCCGCCAAAAAAGATACCTTAGTTGCATACTTCTCCGCGACCGGCACAACCAAAAGCATTGCGGAAAAGATCGCTGCCCTTACCGGAGCCGATCAATATGAGATCCTCCCCGCAGAGCATTATTCCAAAGCAGATTTAAACTACAGCGACAGTCAGAGCCGTGCCACAAGCGAGATGAACGACCCGGATTCCCGCCCGCAGATCAGCAGTGATCCCCTGTCCCTGGAGGGATACACAACCCTCTATCTCGGATATCCGATCTGGTGGGGAGACGCGCCGCGCATCATGAGCACCTTTGTAGAAACCCATGATTTTAACGGCATAACCATCATCCCCTTCTGCACCTCCGGCGGCAGCGGAATCGGACAAAGCAGCGATCACCTTGCCAAACAGGCAGGCAGCGGCACCTGGCTTCCCGGCCAAAGATTCAGCGGCAGCACATCAGACGACGAGATAACCTCCTGGCTCGCCGAGCACCAATAA